The following are encoded in a window of Clostridium thermarum genomic DNA:
- a CDS encoding family 43 glycosylhydrolase: MKSKILKYLIVYTLLFTLGAFSLSQCAKREKFTNPIRPATSADPWVVYKDGYYYYCYSNGSNKIYVTKTKKLQNLDKEVAANVWTAPFGKEYSAEVWAPELHFLNGKWYIYFAADDGRNENHRMYCLESKSDDPQGSYEFKGKIAAETDKWAIDGTVLEQDGQLYFVWSGWEGDVNVRQGIYIAKMSNPYTISGERVLLSMPEQDWEMNGQPYVNEGPQILKKNDTIHIVYSASGSWTDDYCLGLLTCKDGDVMNPASWEKTGPVFSKAETAYGPGHASFVKSPDGKEDWIVYHACEFSGGGWAGRSVRAQKFTWKGDYPVFGTPVKVGEEIVEPSGSKE; this comes from the coding sequence ATGAAAAGTAAAATTCTCAAGTATTTAATCGTGTATACCTTACTATTTACTTTGGGAGCTTTTTCGCTTAGTCAGTGCGCTAAAAGAGAGAAGTTTACTAATCCTATAAGACCTGCTACCAGTGCAGACCCTTGGGTTGTCTATAAGGATGGATATTACTATTACTGTTATTCCAACGGAAGTAATAAAATATATGTTACTAAAACAAAGAAACTTCAAAATCTGGATAAGGAAGTAGCAGCAAACGTTTGGACAGCACCCTTTGGAAAAGAATATTCTGCTGAAGTATGGGCGCCGGAGCTTCATTTTTTAAATGGTAAATGGTATATATATTTTGCAGCAGACGATGGAAGAAATGAGAATCATAGAATGTACTGCTTAGAGAGCAAATCTGATGACCCACAAGGCAGCTACGAATTTAAAGGAAAAATAGCTGCAGAGACGGATAAGTGGGCTATTGATGGTACTGTATTAGAGCAGGATGGACAGCTATATTTTGTTTGGTCAGGATGGGAAGGGGACGTAAATGTAAGACAAGGCATATATATCGCTAAAATGAGTAATCCATATACCATCTCAGGTGAAAGAGTGTTGCTTTCAATGCCGGAGCAAGACTGGGAAATGAATGGACAACCATATGTAAATGAAGGACCCCAAATATTGAAGAAAAATGATACAATCCATATTGTTTATTCAGCCAGCGGAAGCTGGACAGATGACTACTGTCTGGGGCTTCTTACCTGTAAGGATGGAGATGTAATGAATCCGGCTTCTTGGGAAAAGACAGGACCGGTATTCTCTAAGGCAGAGACTGCTTATGGGCCTGGACATGCTAGCTTTGTAAAGTCCCCTGACGGTAAGGAAGACTGGATAGTATACCATGCCTGTGAGTTTAGCGGCGGAGGCTGGGCAGGAAGAAGTGTAAGAGCACAGAAATTTACTTGGAAAGGTGACTATCCGGTGTTTGGAACACCGGTAAAGGTTGGGGAGGAAATAGTTGAACCTTCCGGAAGTAAAGAGTAA
- a CDS encoding RICIN domain-containing protein: MGNGVKKIVNKASNLPHNVLIACTANSEKIGQWHDNGNSNQRWRLTLVN; this comes from the coding sequence ATAGGTAATGGAGTAAAGAAGATAGTAAATAAAGCCAGTAACCTGCCCCATAATGTATTAATTGCCTGTACTGCGAATAGTGAAAAAATAGGTCAATGGCATGATAACGGCAATAGCAATCAGCGGTGGAGATTAACTCTAGTTAATTAA